From Aristaeella lactis, the proteins below share one genomic window:
- a CDS encoding DUF4214 domain-containing protein, with protein MTRNHRITRFLAVLTALCLLLSAVPAAPAAAGEAWQEQALPYAAKLRAGVAFCADPELTEETGILQQDAVILVTETRGNAARITYTVQKQNRQQAWVRGKYLILLSAATPTDLDALIPDDDVQLAAPEIPPEEEEQPAEDEPADEPAEEETEESPSEPFTDGESEEETIPSGVILNEVEDESEESPADSDSDPEQEEDEPVLVSVQTETEESPSEPLSDGEPVEDEPASPDVIPTGVEESPADSDPDPKQEEEFPAPVATPTDIREEEAPSVPENEDEISEISFEEITAEPQSGESLNGNAVYTVTEAGQLEMADYGDPEYVTEELPEVRNQGDYDTCWAFAAIGGLEAYLTKQNNAGSSIDLSEFFLLYFSAHNFPNPKAGGEGDEVTYNGDGSYLDNGGFSRLAYHILATLIGTTSESDNPYPDADGVDQQVNTNADIAAQITGAYNLDVSNISLIKQQIIENGSVKASIWAPENMSTATTGIIKSYTSNGEVVGKVGYNKSKAAYYGTYKRTNHDVLLIGWDDEYPAENFVSGLRPSGKGAWKARNSWGSGWGISGEFWISYEDASLRSGQAVSFTAENDSDKMADYCYSYDKGLSSSAAVVDNQAVISQSFTVDGQEVLHSIGIETTEYTDKDSGQKVFAPMTLSAVVKNAEGQVIASTGNVDANYSGFYLLNLKDPCVLNAASTVEVVVTCKTKQTGKVAVLYQKNKSTSKAGDIAMTASTASSGVIVNGTKLKDEDNVACDSTIKLYTKRNNSTGLVTGVSLNKTSLGLKTGENETLKATITPSNATNQSLRWYSSDTSIATVDENGKVVGMAKSGTAVITAVSSNGKSAACNVEVVYQNLPVTKVKISGFDSHTKRIDHSTDAGIKLGDKLTLTAVLTPEYTTQPGIEWKSSNPSVLSIEKTEGRTCTIRLNKNGSARITLQSTENTSLSDWVDFTVYLPVLVSAVKLEPSAAALWEGGNQQLTATVQPENAENKKIKWSSSNPAVATVNDMGVVTGVKDGTAVITAASEDGNASASCVVLVSTQDQIQAFVYRMYRVCLLREPDDIGFVYWIDKIRSGERSGAQAAFEFFFSNEMIARNLSDTDYVERAYESILGRASDAEGKAYWMQRLQAGFSRKALISGFISSNEFGAICARYGIERGSYALTEPRDQNYGITAYVSRLYTKMQGRVYDVGGLNYWCNIILKDPKKETLVQVAVDGFMHSNEFKAKNLSDTEFVKVMYRTFLDREAEPAGLQYWLNKLASGMTRENVAAGFAASDEFGAIMARYGF; from the coding sequence GTGACTCGTAACCATAGAATCACCCGTTTCCTGGCTGTCCTGACGGCCTTGTGCCTGCTGCTTTCCGCTGTTCCGGCAGCGCCCGCGGCAGCAGGGGAAGCCTGGCAGGAGCAGGCCCTTCCGTATGCCGCGAAGCTTCGGGCAGGCGTAGCTTTCTGTGCCGATCCTGAGCTGACGGAGGAAACGGGTATCCTGCAGCAGGATGCTGTGATCCTGGTTACGGAAACACGGGGAAACGCTGCCCGGATTACCTATACAGTCCAAAAGCAGAACAGGCAGCAGGCCTGGGTCAGGGGAAAGTACCTGATCCTGCTTTCTGCTGCCACGCCTACGGATCTGGATGCCCTGATCCCTGACGATGATGTGCAGCTGGCCGCTCCGGAGATCCCTCCGGAAGAGGAGGAACAGCCGGCTGAAGACGAACCCGCGGACGAACCGGCCGAAGAGGAAACAGAGGAATCTCCTTCTGAACCTTTTACTGACGGCGAATCGGAAGAAGAGACCATTCCTTCAGGTGTCATTCTGAACGAAGTCGAAGACGAAAGTGAAGAATCTCCCGCGGATTCAGATTCCGACCCTGAACAGGAGGAAGATGAACCAGTTCTCGTTTCCGTCCAGACTGAAACAGAAGAATCTCCTTCGGAACCTCTTTCTGACGGCGAACCGGTCGAAGACGAACCAGCCTCCCCCGATGTCATTCCGACCGGAGTGGAGGAATCCCCTGCGGATTCAGATCCTGACCCCAAACAGGAGGAAGAATTCCCTGCTCCCGTAGCCACCCCTACGGATATCCGGGAAGAGGAAGCCCCTTCCGTCCCTGAAAACGAAGATGAGATTTCCGAAATCTCCTTTGAGGAAATCACTGCTGAACCTCAGTCGGGTGAAAGCCTGAACGGCAATGCGGTCTACACGGTTACGGAAGCCGGCCAGCTGGAGATGGCGGACTACGGTGATCCAGAATATGTCACAGAAGAACTGCCCGAAGTCAGGAATCAGGGAGACTATGATACCTGCTGGGCGTTTGCCGCCATTGGCGGGCTGGAAGCCTATCTGACAAAGCAGAACAACGCAGGAAGCAGTATCGACCTTTCCGAGTTTTTCCTGCTGTACTTCTCCGCCCATAATTTCCCGAACCCCAAGGCCGGCGGTGAAGGCGATGAGGTTACCTATAACGGGGACGGCAGCTATCTTGACAACGGCGGATTCAGCCGCCTTGCCTATCATATCCTGGCTACCCTGATCGGTACCACCTCGGAATCGGACAATCCCTATCCTGATGCGGATGGAGTGGATCAGCAGGTTAACACCAATGCGGATATCGCTGCCCAGATCACCGGTGCGTATAACCTGGATGTTTCAAACATCAGCCTGATTAAGCAGCAGATCATTGAAAACGGGTCGGTCAAGGCCAGCATCTGGGCTCCGGAGAATATGTCAACGGCAACTACCGGCATTATCAAGTCATACACGAGCAATGGAGAAGTTGTTGGCAAAGTAGGATATAACAAATCCAAAGCGGCATATTACGGAACATATAAAAGAACAAATCATGATGTGCTCCTGATCGGCTGGGATGATGAATACCCGGCGGAAAACTTTGTTTCCGGTCTTCGTCCTTCCGGCAAGGGAGCCTGGAAAGCCCGGAACAGCTGGGGTTCCGGCTGGGGAATCAGCGGGGAATTCTGGATCTCTTATGAGGATGCTTCCCTGCGTTCCGGCCAGGCGGTGTCCTTTACCGCGGAAAACGACTCGGACAAGATGGCGGATTACTGCTACAGCTATGATAAGGGCCTGTCCTCAAGCGCCGCAGTGGTGGATAACCAGGCGGTGATCAGCCAGTCCTTTACAGTGGACGGACAGGAAGTCCTGCATTCCATCGGTATTGAAACAACGGAATATACAGATAAAGACAGCGGCCAAAAAGTCTTTGCTCCCATGACCCTTTCCGCTGTGGTAAAGAACGCGGAGGGCCAGGTGATCGCCTCCACCGGCAATGTGGACGCGAACTACAGCGGCTTCTACCTGCTGAATCTGAAGGATCCCTGCGTGCTGAACGCGGCTTCGACCGTGGAAGTGGTGGTTACCTGCAAAACAAAACAAACCGGTAAGGTAGCGGTGCTTTACCAGAAAAACAAGAGCACAAGCAAGGCGGGAGATATCGCGATGACCGCATCAACCGCCAGCAGCGGAGTTATTGTCAACGGCACAAAGCTCAAGGATGAAGACAATGTTGCCTGTGATTCCACCATCAAACTGTATACGAAGCGGAACAACTCCACCGGCCTGGTGACAGGGGTGAGTCTGAATAAGACGTCCCTTGGTCTGAAAACCGGTGAGAATGAAACGCTGAAAGCAACCATAACGCCTTCCAACGCGACAAACCAGTCACTGCGCTGGTACTCCTCAGACACCAGCATTGCCACCGTGGATGAAAACGGCAAGGTGGTGGGCATGGCGAAGAGCGGAACCGCGGTTATCACCGCGGTGAGTTCCAACGGCAAATCCGCCGCCTGCAATGTGGAGGTTGTCTATCAGAACCTGCCGGTGACGAAGGTAAAGATCTCCGGTTTTGATTCCCATACCAAACGGATCGATCATTCCACCGACGCGGGCATCAAGCTTGGCGACAAGCTGACACTGACGGCGGTGCTGACACCGGAATACACCACCCAGCCGGGGATTGAATGGAAGAGTTCCAATCCGTCTGTGCTGTCCATTGAAAAGACAGAAGGCAGGACATGCACGATCAGGCTGAACAAAAACGGCTCCGCGCGGATCACCCTGCAGTCAACCGAAAACACAAGCCTGAGTGACTGGGTGGACTTCACGGTTTATCTGCCGGTGCTGGTTTCCGCGGTTAAGCTCGAACCGTCAGCCGCGGCCCTCTGGGAGGGCGGAAATCAGCAGCTGACAGCGACAGTACAGCCGGAAAACGCGGAAAACAAAAAGATTAAATGGAGTTCCTCCAATCCGGCAGTTGCCACGGTGAATGATATGGGCGTTGTGACCGGCGTGAAGGACGGTACAGCCGTGATCACCGCGGCCAGCGAGGACGGGAACGCGTCCGCCTCCTGTGTGGTGCTGGTTTCCACCCAGGATCAGATCCAGGCCTTTGTGTACCGGATGTACCGGGTGTGCCTGCTGCGTGAACCGGATGATATCGGCTTTGTTTACTGGATCGACAAGATCCGGAGCGGTGAACGGTCCGGTGCCCAGGCGGCCTTTGAGTTCTTCTTCAGCAACGAGATGATTGCCCGGAACCTTTCTGATACGGATTATGTGGAACGGGCTTATGAGAGCATCCTGGGCCGGGCTTCCGATGCGGAGGGTAAGGCATACTGGATGCAGCGGCTCCAGGCGGGCTTCTCCCGGAAGGCGCTGATCAGCGGCTTTATCAGCTCCAATGAGTTTGGTGCGATCTGCGCCCGTTACGGGATTGAGCGCGGTTCCTATGCCCTGACGGAGCCCCGGGATCAGAACTACGGAATTACGGCATATGTCAGCCGACTGTATACAAAGATGCAGGGCCGGGTGTATGATGTCGGCGGATTGAATTACTGGTGCAATATTATCCTGAAAGATCCGAAGAAAGAGACGCTGGTACAGGTGGCGGTGGACGGCTTCATGCACTCCAACGAGTTTAAGGCGAAAAACCTGAGCGATACGGAGTTTGTGAAGGTCATGTACCGTACTTTCCTGGACCGGGAGGCGGAACCTGCCGGCCTGCAGTACTGGCTGAACAAGCTGGCTTCCGGTATGACCCGGGAGAATGTGGCCGCCGGGTTTGCGGCATCGGATGAATTTGGCGCCATCATGGCGAGATACGGTTTCTGA
- a CDS encoding DUF4214 domain-containing protein, with amino-acid sequence MTNRATDLNRILLLLLCTCLLLPLFPGAAAEESLPCAAELSAGAVFYTGSDLKEVIGTLEKTAVVRVTETDSEAARITCRLAGKPIEAWVNRKDLRLIDPATPTDLRTDDLLLPAVPTEEEPAPEVISTEEKDEADESPAEPLPDGEPEEETIPSGVILNEVEDESEESPADSDSDPEQEEDEPVLVSVQTETEESPLTIEETPVSFGSLPDGTILSADSLSVEEPEAGTEYVVTEGSLVAVRYENNELPAIRDQGFYNTCWTFAAVGGMEADLIRAGANLSIDLSEFFLAYYSAHNYAYPKAGGDGDSVAYKGKDSYLNNGGHSDLAWHILATLIGTTTESDNPYPADNDPDKLPSAYTSIAAQITGAYNLDITDRDLIKQQIMAHGAVKVSIWLPDDPESRIYSVGGGRVGYNASTAALYGTNTVTNHDVLLVGWDDQYGTGNFINGLRPKTEGAWKVRNSWGTSWGMGGYFWLSYADASVSKAASFDADMTDKSDFCYSYDKSYAPTSIIADPEQPDKAVVRQKFTVDGQETLHAVGVETVTDGLALTASVRIGGKVVASSDTVSAAHNGFYLLNLKTPYVVSGRTEAEVEVTYAAQAPGALVYIPYQYKGEKYLAQTDILFTSDVGGGGFTINGKNVNRGDSTIKLYTKKHGAEGLVTEISLDRPALALATGETVTLTPSISPANATNTSLRWYTSDENVVYLSGDGVVTAGPKGGTAVVTAVSSNGVTATCVISVNSGLKSVKIKGFDNRINPVKENSGIIEGLGSRLTLNAELTPAKNNGTDLIWTTSDPSVISIVRTDGGSCELCFIRNGNARITVTARNVPGITDWVEFRVDLPVHELEISLDQDAVVMPEGEGVRLTAVIQPEGAWKGRPVWTSSNPSVASVTDRGYVTGLRDGTAVITASAGDKTASCRVTVTTRDPVKAFVYRMYRVCLLREPDEGGLVYWTNLLKGRKQTGAEVAFGFFTSNEMTARNLNDADYVERAYESILGRASDQGGKAYWLQKLESGISRKALISGFAASDEFGVICREYGIVQGSCAATEDRDRNHGVTAYVSRLYTRMQGRSFDIEGLNYWCRIILKAPSKATLVQVAVDGFMHSNEFIAKKLNDTEFVKVMYRTFLDREAEPAGLQYWLNKIASGMSRESIAAGFAASDEFGAIMARFGF; translated from the coding sequence ATGACGAACCGCGCGACCGACCTGAACAGGATCCTGCTTCTTCTGCTTTGTACCTGCCTGCTGCTTCCCCTTTTCCCGGGAGCCGCGGCGGAGGAAAGCCTGCCGTGCGCGGCCGAACTATCGGCCGGCGCGGTTTTTTATACCGGCAGTGACCTGAAAGAAGTGATCGGTACCCTGGAGAAAACCGCGGTGGTCAGGGTGACAGAGACGGATAGCGAAGCGGCCCGGATCACCTGCCGCCTGGCTGGAAAACCGATCGAAGCCTGGGTGAACCGAAAAGACCTGCGCCTGATTGATCCCGCGACGCCCACCGACCTCCGGACAGACGATCTTCTCCTGCCCGCTGTTCCGACGGAAGAAGAACCGGCTCCCGAAGTCATTTCGACAGAGGAAAAAGACGAAGCCGATGAATCTCCTGCTGAGCCTCTTCCTGACGGCGAACCGGAAGAAGAGACCATTCCTTCAGGTGTCATTCTGAACGAAGTCGAAGACGAAAGTGAAGAATCTCCCGCGGATTCAGATTCCGACCCTGAACAGGAGGAAGATGAACCAGTTCTCGTTTCCGTCCAGACTGAAACAGAAGAATCCCCTCTCACCATAGAAGAAACCCCGGTTTCCTTTGGTTCCCTTCCGGACGGGACCATCCTGTCCGCGGACAGCCTTTCTGTTGAAGAACCGGAAGCAGGGACTGAGTATGTGGTCACGGAGGGAAGCCTGGTTGCGGTCCGGTATGAGAATAACGAGCTTCCCGCGATCCGGGACCAGGGATTCTACAACACCTGCTGGACTTTCGCGGCGGTAGGCGGTATGGAGGCGGACCTGATCCGGGCCGGCGCGAACCTTTCCATTGACCTTTCGGAATTCTTCCTTGCCTATTATTCCGCCCACAATTACGCGTATCCCAAGGCCGGCGGGGATGGCGACAGCGTGGCTTACAAGGGAAAGGACAGCTACCTGAACAACGGCGGCCACAGTGACCTGGCCTGGCATATCCTGGCCACCCTGATCGGAACCACCACGGAGTCGGACAACCCCTATCCGGCGGACAACGATCCGGACAAGCTTCCGTCCGCATATACCTCTATCGCTGCCCAGATCACCGGCGCGTATAACCTGGACATTACCGACCGGGATCTGATCAAACAGCAGATCATGGCCCACGGCGCGGTAAAGGTCAGCATCTGGCTTCCGGATGATCCGGAAAGCCGGATCTACTCCGTCGGAGGCGGCCGGGTTGGCTATAACGCTTCAACAGCGGCGCTGTACGGCACCAATACCGTAACCAATCATGACGTGCTGCTGGTGGGCTGGGATGATCAGTACGGAACAGGAAACTTTATCAACGGCCTGCGGCCGAAGACAGAAGGCGCCTGGAAGGTCCGCAACAGCTGGGGAACCTCCTGGGGTATGGGCGGCTATTTCTGGCTGTCCTACGCGGATGCTTCCGTTTCCAAAGCCGCTTCCTTTGACGCGGATATGACGGATAAGTCGGATTTCTGCTACAGCTATGACAAGTCTTACGCCCCCACCTCGATCATTGCTGATCCGGAGCAGCCGGACAAAGCGGTGGTCCGCCAGAAGTTTACGGTGGACGGGCAGGAAACGCTCCACGCTGTGGGTGTGGAAACAGTGACTGACGGGCTGGCACTGACGGCTTCCGTGCGGATCGGCGGGAAAGTGGTTGCTTCCAGCGACACGGTTTCCGCGGCACATAACGGTTTCTATCTTCTTAATCTGAAAACGCCCTATGTGGTATCCGGCCGGACGGAGGCTGAAGTGGAAGTCACTTATGCCGCGCAGGCGCCCGGAGCCCTGGTTTATATCCCCTATCAGTACAAGGGTGAAAAGTACCTGGCACAGACCGATATCCTCTTTACCTCGGATGTGGGCGGCGGCGGATTCACGATCAACGGGAAAAACGTGAACCGGGGCGACTCAACGATCAAGCTGTATACCAAAAAACACGGGGCTGAGGGCCTCGTGACTGAGATCAGCCTGGATAGGCCGGCCCTGGCGCTCGCCACCGGGGAAACGGTTACCCTGACTCCAAGTATATCTCCTGCGAACGCGACCAACACGTCGCTGCGCTGGTACACCTCGGATGAAAACGTCGTTTATCTTTCCGGGGACGGAGTGGTGACCGCGGGACCGAAGGGCGGTACGGCGGTAGTGACTGCGGTCAGCTCCAACGGCGTGACGGCCACCTGCGTCATCAGCGTCAATTCCGGCCTGAAATCCGTAAAGATCAAGGGCTTTGACAACCGGATCAATCCGGTAAAGGAAAACTCAGGCATTATTGAGGGCCTGGGAAGCCGCCTGACCCTGAACGCGGAGCTGACACCGGCGAAGAACAACGGGACTGACCTGATCTGGACCACTTCCGATCCGTCGGTGATCTCCATTGTCCGGACAGACGGCGGTTCCTGCGAGCTGTGCTTTATCCGGAACGGAAATGCCCGGATCACTGTGACAGCCCGGAATGTTCCGGGAATTACGGACTGGGTGGAGTTCAGGGTGGACCTGCCGGTTCATGAACTGGAGATCTCCCTGGACCAGGATGCCGTGGTGATGCCGGAAGGCGAAGGAGTACGGCTGACCGCCGTCATCCAGCCGGAAGGGGCATGGAAAGGAAGACCTGTCTGGACTTCCTCCAATCCGTCTGTGGCATCCGTCACAGACCGGGGCTATGTGACCGGCCTGCGGGACGGTACCGCCGTGATCACCGCTTCCGCGGGGGACAAAACCGCTTCCTGCCGTGTGACCGTGACCACCCGGGATCCGGTGAAGGCCTTTGTGTACCGGATGTACCGGGTCTGCCTGCTGCGGGAACCGGATGAAGGCGGACTGGTCTACTGGACCAACCTGCTGAAAGGCCGTAAGCAGACCGGCGCGGAAGTGGCTTTCGGCTTCTTTACGAGCAATGAGATGACCGCCCGCAACCTGAATGACGCGGATTATGTGGAGCGGGCCTATGAGAGTATCCTGGGCCGTGCTTCAGACCAGGGTGGAAAGGCGTACTGGCTGCAGAAACTGGAATCCGGGATCTCACGCAAAGCGCTGATCAGCGGCTTTGCCGCTTCCGATGAGTTCGGCGTGATCTGCAGGGAATACGGTATTGTGCAGGGTTCCTGCGCTGCGACGGAGGACCGGGACCGGAACCATGGCGTTACCGCCTATGTCAGCCGGCTGTATACCCGGATGCAGGGCCGGAGCTTTGACATAGAGGGTCTGAATTACTGGTGCCGGATCATCCTGAAGGCGCCCTCCAAGGCAACGCTGGTCCAGGTGGCTGTGGACGGATTTATGCATTCCAATGAATTTATTGCCAAGAAACTGAACGATACAGAGTTTGTGAAGGTCATGTACCGCACCTTCCTGGACCGGGAGGCGGAACCCGCCGGCCTGCAGTACTGGCTGAACAAGATCGCGTCCGGCATGAGCCGGGAAAGCATCGCGGCCGGCTTTGCGGCCTCCGATGAGTTCGGTGCCATCATGGCCCGGTTTGGTTTCTGA
- a CDS encoding DUF4214 domain-containing protein — MNKFLRWMCALCAVCLMLSGLAVAEECGIGEAASRVPTTTTMSVEQAVLPATSAPASKGATTTAPASTGSSTNPLANENSTKGFVYRMYTTVLGREPDAVGFDYWVSKLEKGEVGAAEIVNGFFNSNEYIAMKKNNDAVVVDCYQAMLNRAPDAEGKDYWMARLNVGMTADAVCSGFVSSNEFIKLAAQYGIKTGKITLTKARDQSYVRTAFVYRLYKDCLDRDPEVDGLEYWCDKLNKGTGGTQIASGFVFSNEYKNRLADNDKFVEMLYRAILGRDSEPAGKKYWLDQLNFTISREKALNGFMTSNEFAAKCASAGLKVGKKIAEPDTSRDWKANILVLSLINTERAKAGLPALTTREDLWERVAKVRAQEVKKSFSHVRPNGTSCFTAYDEAGFPESYEAENIAFGYKNEKDVVNAWLNSVDHRASIMSTLYNTVATSLYAKTNWAQNFYAELGK; from the coding sequence ATGAACAAGTTCCTGAGATGGATGTGCGCACTTTGTGCCGTATGTCTGATGCTGAGCGGCCTGGCCGTTGCGGAAGAATGCGGTATCGGAGAAGCGGCATCCCGTGTACCCACCACGACCACGATGTCTGTTGAGCAGGCTGTGCTGCCCGCGACAAGCGCTCCCGCTTCCAAAGGCGCAACCACCACTGCTCCTGCCTCCACGGGTTCCTCCACGAATCCCCTGGCAAACGAAAACAGCACCAAGGGTTTTGTTTACCGGATGTACACAACCGTCCTCGGCCGTGAGCCCGATGCTGTCGGTTTTGACTACTGGGTAAGCAAGCTGGAAAAGGGCGAGGTCGGTGCCGCGGAAATTGTGAACGGCTTCTTCAATTCCAATGAGTACATTGCCATGAAGAAGAACAACGACGCCGTTGTTGTTGACTGCTATCAGGCAATGCTCAACCGTGCTCCTGACGCCGAAGGCAAAGATTACTGGATGGCCCGTCTGAATGTCGGTATGACCGCCGACGCTGTCTGCTCCGGATTCGTGAGCAGCAACGAGTTCATCAAGCTGGCTGCCCAGTACGGCATCAAGACCGGTAAAATCACTCTTACAAAGGCCCGTGACCAGAGCTATGTGCGTACCGCCTTCGTGTATCGGCTGTACAAGGACTGCCTGGATCGGGATCCTGAAGTCGACGGCCTGGAATACTGGTGCGACAAGCTGAACAAGGGCACCGGCGGAACGCAGATCGCTTCCGGTTTTGTTTTCAGCAATGAGTACAAGAACCGCCTGGCGGACAATGACAAGTTCGTTGAAATGCTGTACCGGGCCATCCTGGGCAGGGATTCCGAACCCGCCGGCAAGAAGTACTGGCTGGATCAGCTGAATTTCACGATTTCCCGTGAAAAGGCCCTCAACGGCTTCATGACCAGCAACGAATTTGCTGCCAAGTGCGCGTCTGCCGGACTGAAGGTCGGCAAGAAGATTGCCGAACCCGATACCAGCCGCGACTGGAAAGCCAACATCCTGGTTCTTTCCCTGATCAACACCGAGCGTGCCAAGGCCGGCCTGCCTGCCCTGACCACCCGTGAGGATCTGTGGGAGCGCGTTGCCAAGGTTCGTGCCCAGGAAGTCAAAAAGTCCTTCAGCCATGTCCGGCCGAACGGAACTTCCTGCTTCACCGCTTATGATGAAGCCGGCTTCCCGGAATCCTACGAAGCTGAAAACATCGCCTTCGGCTACAAGAACGAGAAGGACGTTGTGAATGCCTGGCTGAACTCCGTTGACCACAGGGCCAGCATCATGTCCACCCTGTACAACACGGTTGCCACAAGCCTGTATGCCAAGACCAACTGGGCCCAGAACTTCTACGCCGAACTCGGCAAGTAA
- a CDS encoding nucleoside-diphosphate sugar epimerase/dehydratase, producing the protein MKKYFWPMLDAVFIFIGLLISLEFYFSLRVPEGHVYHLWRTMPLLLVTTLTALAVSGIYRTILAYAGQDILLQSGISTLAGTGITYLVSLIIYLFRDQIGTNFFLMPRPVYFIQWVITFFLVGASRFLIRYRTAGSRRKEDKETKRILIIGAGYAGSTVIRDIQNGRYGNATAVAILDDDPARQHSSISRVPIVGGTDMVAETAERYNISEIIIAIATPNGDITTLLNDCIGTGAHVMIYSGVREGAEARDVNIADLLGRAEQHLDMTEVHAYLTGKTILITGGGGSIGSELCRQILAFTPKKLILYDISENYMYDLFFELKEKYGELVANTLVLEVGSVRDEESLWRVMGKYKPDVVIHAAAHKHVPLMETSSEQAILNNVFGTYKTAKVAIECGVKRFVMISTDKAVNPTNVMGASKRLAEIIITSIPNKKTEFMAVRFGNVLGSHGSVVPIFERQIRAGGPVTLTDPNIIRYFMTIPEAASLVLQAVSIAKGGEVFILDMGEPVRIKDLAEKMIHLYGTGREKIVCTGLRPGEKLYEELLLDKENDQATERDRIYVAKQDHYDWETVEQMLRELEDTLERHGDIRQCLHKLLPTFREPEKTSP; encoded by the coding sequence TTGAAAAAATACTTCTGGCCTATGCTGGACGCTGTCTTCATCTTTATCGGCCTCCTGATTTCGCTGGAGTTTTATTTCTCCCTGAGGGTTCCGGAAGGACATGTATATCATCTGTGGCGGACGATGCCGCTGCTTCTCGTAACCACGTTGACCGCGCTGGCTGTCAGCGGGATCTACCGTACCATTCTTGCCTATGCCGGACAGGATATTCTCCTGCAGAGCGGGATCAGCACCCTGGCAGGTACCGGCATCACCTATCTGGTCTCCCTGATTATCTACCTGTTCCGGGATCAGATCGGAACGAATTTTTTCCTGATGCCCCGTCCGGTCTATTTTATCCAGTGGGTTATCACGTTCTTCCTGGTGGGCGCGTCCCGCTTCCTGATCCGTTACCGGACCGCGGGCAGCCGCAGGAAAGAGGACAAGGAAACCAAACGTATCCTTATTATTGGCGCCGGTTATGCCGGTTCCACCGTGATCCGCGATATCCAGAACGGCCGTTACGGCAACGCTACGGCTGTGGCGATTCTGGATGACGATCCCGCCAGGCAGCATTCCTCCATTTCGCGGGTTCCGATCGTGGGCGGAACGGACATGGTAGCTGAAACCGCCGAAAGATACAATATCAGCGAGATTATCATCGCCATTGCCACCCCCAACGGGGATATTACCACGCTCCTGAATGACTGCATCGGAACGGGCGCTCATGTGATGATCTATTCCGGCGTCCGGGAAGGCGCCGAAGCCCGGGACGTCAATATTGCGGACCTGCTGGGCCGCGCGGAGCAGCACCTGGACATGACGGAGGTGCACGCCTACCTGACCGGCAAGACCATCCTGATCACCGGCGGAGGCGGAAGCATCGGTTCTGAACTGTGCCGGCAGATCCTGGCCTTTACCCCGAAAAAACTGATCCTTTACGATATATCCGAAAACTATATGTATGACCTGTTCTTCGAACTGAAAGAAAAGTACGGGGAACTGGTGGCCAACACGCTGGTCCTGGAGGTCGGCAGTGTCCGGGATGAGGAATCCCTCTGGCGGGTGATGGGGAAATACAAGCCGGACGTTGTGATCCATGCCGCGGCGCATAAGCATGTTCCCCTGATGGAAACCAGCAGCGAACAGGCGATCCTGAACAACGTGTTCGGCACCTATAAAACCGCGAAAGTGGCTATTGAATGCGGAGTAAAACGCTTTGTCATGATCTCTACGGACAAGGCTGTGAATCCCACCAATGTTATGGGCGCTTCCAAACGCCTGGCGGAGATCATTATTACTTCCATCCCGAACAAGAAAACTGAATTCATGGCGGTGCGCTTCGGCAACGTGCTCGGTTCCCATGGCTCTGTGGTTCCGATCTTTGAACGCCAGATTCGTGCCGGAGGTCCGGTGACCCTTACGGATCCCAATATCATCCGGTACTTTATGACGATTCCCGAAGCGGCTTCCCTGGTACTTCAGGCGGTCAGCATCGCAAAGGGCGGAGAAGTCTTTATTCTGGATATGGGTGAGCCTGTCCGGATCAAAGACCTGGCTGAGAAGATGATCCATCTTTACGGCACCGGCCGGGAAAAGATCGTCTGCACCGGCCTTCGCCCCGGGGAAAAGCTCTATGAGGAGCTTCTCCTTGACAAGGAAAATGACCAGGCAACTGAACGGGACCGGATCTACGTCGCAAAACAGGACCATTATGACTGGGAGACTGTTGAGCAGATGCTCCGCGAACTAGAGGATACCCTGGAGCGCCATGGTGATATCCGCCAGTGCCTCCATAAGCTTCTTCCAACCTTCCGGGAACCGGAAAAGACGTCACCGTAA